A region from the Thalassophryne amazonica chromosome 2, fThaAma1.1, whole genome shotgun sequence genome encodes:
- the LOC117502687 gene encoding lymphoid-restricted membrane protein-like — MSDSSDVWESPGCGAGEVLENSGFSEHELLDIMYSACKTTSTGDVLASTIIQYLQNMTAESQEQDKLIALGRLLDPDCQDPHVSREAFHSTMRKWIAQCSQNR; from the exons ATGTCTGACAGCAGTGACG TGTGGGAGTCACCTGGCTGTGGGGCTGGAGAAGTGCTCGAGAACAGTGGATTCTCTGAACACGAACTCCTTGACATTATGTACAGTGCATGCAAAACAACCAGTACAG GAGATGTGTTAGCCTCCACGATCATCCAATACCTTCAGAATATGACAGCCGAGAGTCAAGAGCAGGACAAGCTGATTGCTTTAGGCAGATTGCTCGACCCTGATTGTCAGGACCCTCATGTGAGCAGAGAGGCCTTCCATTCCACCATGAGAAAGTGGATCGCACAGTGCAGCCAGAACAGGTAA